TTGAGCGCATCTACGGCCAGCAAATCACCCTTACCCTCACCGACGAGCGGCAGCGCACCCGCACCTTCACCTACACTAACTCCGCCGACGGCGCTCCGCTGCACCTGGGTCCGCTGCCGGCCGGCCTCTACCGCTACGTGGCCCGCGCCACCCTGGGCGGCCAGCCCCAGCAGGACCGCGGCGAGGTGCTGGTGCAGGACCAGCAGCTGGAGGCCCTGCAAAGCCGCGCCGACCACAACCTGCTGCACCAACTGGCCCGCCACAGCGGCCAGCGTCTCTACTTCCCTCAGCAGCTCGACCAGCTGGCCCAGGACATCCGGAAAGCCAATTACAAGCCCGTGCTCTACGAACAGGAAAGCCTGCGGGAGCTGATAAACCTGAAGTGGCTGCTGCCGCTGCTGCTGGCTCTGCTGACCGTGGAGTGGGCCACTCGTAAGTATTCCGGCGGGATATGAAATGTAGCGTAAGCTTCAGCTTAGCTACGCTTTCCCGCGGTTGCGCCGTATGCTGCCTATCCATGTCATTCCGAGCAAAGCGAGGAATCTGAATCGCGGATTACGCGGATTTTTGGACTACGCGGATTTTGGTGACAAAGTAGCCGGCTTACAGTAACGTAACCGAAATCCGCGCCTTCCTAAACTCAGATTCCTCGCGCTGCTCGGAATGACAACACCCCCCAACGTCTCATCCGTGAATCTTCCTATGTTCCGCAGCCTTCTCGCCGCCACTGCCACCCTGCTCCTGCTGTCTGGCTGCCAGAAATCTACCCAGCAGCAAGCCGAAGCGGCCGTACAGGATTTCGTGAGCAACCGGGCCAGCGACCCGAAAAACTACTTTCCCGACCGGTTCCGCTTCCGTCCCTACACCCGGCGCGACTCCCTGCTCTACCTGGCCGACATGGCCCGCATCACCGGCACGGCCGCCCCACCGGCTCCCACCGCTGCCGATTCGGTGCGTATCGGGACGCTGGTGCGCCACACCTACCGCGACGAGACGCGCGACGGGGTTGGCATCAAGGACAGTGGTGAGTATGTGGTGCGCCTTAACGGCGAGGTGCGGGAGCTGATGGCCGAACGGGTGCGAAAGAGCCGTTTGCCCAAGTAGCACGAGCATCCCGAAGCTGTGCTCCGGCCCCAGAGCGAATTACACGTGAGTCGTTCTGACAGGGCAAAGCGTAGCTTCGGGGTACTCGCGCTGTAATCTCACGTTCTGCACTCTCACGGCCCAAGCTAAAGCTTAGGCCACATTTTCGCCCTATGCGCTACATCCTGCTCAATAAGCCCTACGAAGTTCTGACCCAGTTCACCGACGAAACCGGCCGGCAGACGCTCAAGGACTTCGTGGATGTGCCGAACATCTACCCCGTTGGCCGCCTCGACTACGACTCCGAAGGGCTGGTACTGCTCACCGACGACAAGCAGCTCCAGCACCGCTTGTCGGAGCCGCGCTTCAAGGTACCCAAAACTTACTGGGTGCAGGTGGAAGGCGTGCCCACGCCCGAGGTCCTGGAACAGCTGCGCCGGGGCGTGGACCTGAAAACCGGCTTCACTAGTCCGGCCGAGGTGGAGCTGCTGCCCGAAGCCCCGGCTTTGTGGGAACGAAGCAAGCCGGTGCGCTTCCGGGCTACTATCCCCACCTCGTGGGTGCAGATTCGGATTTCGCAGGGCATGAACCGGCAGGTGCGCAAGATGACGGCCGCCGTGGGCTTCCCTACCCTGCGCCTGGTGCGCGTGGGCATTGCCAATTTGCGCGTGGAAGGCCTGGAACCAGGCCAGTGGCGGGAGCTAACCCCAGCCGAAGTACAAGCTCTGCGTGACGACATGGCCGCCCAGACCGCCGCGGCCGGCACCTTCAAGCCGGCCAGCAAATCGGCGGAGTTTTGGCCCGGTGGCGTGCGGCCCGGTACCAAACCGACTGCCCCCAAAGCCACTGATCCGGCGGGCAAGGCTCCCGCTACCGGTAAAGCCATCCGCTCCACCGGCGACCCATCCCGCGCCAAGGGCAAGCCCGCCCACAACTCCAACCGCGGCAGCACCGGCCGCAAGTCCGGCTCCGACCGCCACCCCAGCGGCGGCCGTAACGGTGGGCGACGGTAGCAGTTCAGGGTAGTGCCGCGGCTTTGAGCCGTGTCAGCGTACCCAAGCCAGGTTCTACAGACACAATAGTGTAGGCGAATAAGAGGTGAAACCCATCTACAAACGACTGGCCCTCCTGCTCGGGCTGCTGCTCGTGGCTGTCAACACAGTGGCGTTTCTGCACGCTTGGCGCTTCACCCATTTTTCCGCGGAGGCCACTGCCCGTACGGGCCGCCCCGAGCAGCTCACGCTGCCGCAGAAGCTGTGGGTGCTGCTCACGGGCGTCACCATTCCCAAGCCCCGCAACCACGCCGCTCCCGGCTTTCCGTACGCCACCGTGCACCTGCCGAGCCCTAACGGCCGGCTGGAGGCCTGGTACGGCCCGGTGCCGCACCCGCGGGGCACGGTGGCGTTGTTTCACGGCTACACCAGCTCCAAAAGCAAGCTGCTGACCGAAGCCAACTACTTCCGCCGCCTCGGTTACGCCGTGCTGCTCACCGATTTTGCCGGCAACGGCGGCTCCCAGGGCTCGGCGTGCACCGTCGGCCACCACGAAGCCGCCGACGTAGCCACGGTGGTGCGCTGGCTCCAGCGGCGTCCGGGACCAGTCATCGTGTACGCCAACTCCATGGGTGCCGTAGCCACGCTGCGAGCCGAGGCTGAACTGGGCGTGCGGCCCGCGGCCAACATCCTCGAATGCCCCTACGGCTCCATGCTCCAGACGGCCCAGAGCCGCTTCCGGTCTATGCGCGTGCCCCCGTTTCCGCTGGCCAACCTGCTGGTATTTTGGGGCGGACTACAGCACGGCTTCTGGGCCTCCGACTTGGATGCCACCCGCTACGCCGCCCGCATCACCACACCTACCTTACTGCTGTGGGGCGCCGCCGACCCGCGCGTAACCCGCTCCGAAACCGATGCCATCTACGCCGCCCTGCGTGGCCCCAAGTGGCGCCAGGATTTCCCACGCTCCGGCCACGAGCCGTACTGGTGGAAGCACAACGTGTTGTGGAAGCAGACAGTGGCCCAGTGGTGCGACGAGTTGCCGCCGGCTTCGTCGTACCTATATCGATGAACAAGCCGGCGCCAAACCGAGCCACGTTAGCTGTACGACGAAGCCGGCGGCAACTCGTCGCACCCCGTCTGTTTTGGCCGGTTCTGCCCCACTGGCAGCATATCCCCGGTTGCGGGATTCCGTAAAAGTCAGACCGTCGGAGAAAAAGCGCGTGCTGTATTCAAAAATGACAATCTGTCACGAAAAACGGCCTTTGCAGGGGCTGGTACGGCGCTTGTAACTCCCCCGGCGTGTGCGACCCGCACGCATCCCAACCAGATACCTCAACTCCTTAAACGATAACCATTCCAATGGGAAAGATAATTGGTATTGACCTTGGCACCACCAACTCGTGCGTGGCCGTGATGGAAGGCAACGAGCCGGTGGTGATTCCGAACAGCGAAGGCCGCCGCACTACCCCTTCTATCGTGGCGTTCCTCGACAACGGTAAAGGCGAGCGGAAAGTCGGTGACCCGGCCAAACGGCAAGCCATTACCAACCCGAAGAATACGATTCAGTCGATTAAGCGCTTCATGGGCCGCCGCTTCGACGAAGTAACTGAGGAAACCAAGCACGTATCCTACGAGTTGGTGCGCGGCTCCAACAGCACGGTGGCCGTGCAAATCGGTGACCGGCAGTATACGCCCCAGGAGATTTCGGCCATGGTGCTGCAAAAGATGAAGCAGACCGCCGAAGACTACCTCGGCCAGCCCGTAACCGAAGCCGTTATTACGGTACCGGCATACTTCAACGACGCCCAGCGCCAGGCTACCAAAGAAGCTGGCGCCATTGCTGGCCTCGACGTGAAGCGCATCATCAACGAGCCCACGGCCGCTGCCCTGGCCTACGGCCTCGACAAAAAGCATAAAGACCAAAAGATTGCCGTGTACGACCTCGGCGGTGGTACCTTCGACATCTCCATCCTCGAGCTGGGTGATGGCGTGTTTGAGGTGCTGAGCACCAACGGTGACACCCACCTTGGCGGCGACGACTTCGACCAGGTTATCATCAACTTCCTGGCCGACCAGTTTGCTTCCGAAAACGAAGGCCTCGACCTGCGCAAAGACGCCATGGCCTTGCAGCGCCTGAAGGAAGCCGCTGAGAAGGCCAAGATTGAGCTGTCCAGCTCCAACGAAACCGAAATCAACCTGCCCTACATCACGGCTACGGCCTCGGGCCCCAAGCACTTGGTGGTGAAGCTAAGCCGGGCTAAGTTCGAGCAGCTGGCCGACAATCTTGTGCGCCGCTCGATGGAGCCCTGCCGCAAGGCCCTGCAAGACGCCGGTCTATCGGCCTCCGACATCGACGAGGTAATCCTCGTGGGTGGCTCGACGCGCATTCCGCGCATTCAGGAAGAGGTAGAGAAGTTCTTCGGTAAGAAGCCCAGCAAGGGTGTGAACCCCGACGAGGTGGTAGCCGTGGGCGCCGCCATCCAGGGTGGCGTGCTGACGGGTGAGGTGAAAGACGTGCTCCTGCTCGACGTAACCCCGCTGAGCCTGGGTATCGAAACGATGGGCGGCGTGATGACCAAGCTCATCGAGTCGAACACCACCATTCCCACCAAGAAGTCCGAGACTTTCTCGACGGCTTCCGACAACCAGCCCAGTGTAGAGATTCACGTGTTGCAGGGCGAGCGTCCGTTGGCGTCGCAGAACCGCACCATCGGCCGCTTCCACCTCGACGCCATTCCGCCGGCACCCCGTGGCGTACCGCAGATTGAAGTGACCTTCGACATCGACGCTAACGGTATTCTGCACGTGACGGCCAAAGACAAAGGCACCGGCAAAGAGCAGAAAATCCGCATCGAAGCCAGCAGCGGCCTCTCCGACGCCGACATTGAGCGGATGCGCCAGGAAGCCCAGGCCAACGCCGAAGCCGACAAGGTGGAAAAGGAGCGCATTGAGAAGGTAAACCAGGCCGACTCGATGATCTTCCAGACTGAGAAGCAGCTGAAAGAGTATGGCGACAAGCTGAGCGCCGGCAACAAAACCGCCGTGGAAAATGCCCTGGCCGACCTCAAGAAGGCCCACGAAAGCAAAGACCTTGGCGCCATCGACTCGGCCATGACTGCCATCAACGCCGCGTGGCAGGCAGCCTCCACGGAGATGTACAACGCCACCCAAGGCGCCGGCCAGCCCGGCGCCGACGGAGCCGGCAACCCCTTCGGCGGTGGCCAGCCCAACGGCAATGGCCAGCAAACCCAAAGCGCCGACAACGTAACCGACGTGGACTACGAAGAAGTAGGCAAGTAAATCACGGATTACCGCTGATTTTAGCAGATTTTGCTGATGTCAGCTTTCAGATAATGAAAGGCCCGGAGCAGGTTGCTCCGGGCCTTTTTGTGCTTGTTGGGCATGGTTGGCTAGGGAAAATCAGGTGGCTTCAGGCTTGAAGCGCGCGTATACTTTCCACTCATCAGTACCCCGTTACGGATCAAGCGCGACAGTAACTTACTGATAACTAGATCGTAATATAGAAAGCAGTTATACTTTTAACCTTCCAACCTGCGCACCTCATGGAAACTTCTTATACCGACGCCAACCGAGTTACCACTACCACTACGGCGACGACGGCGGCCACGCCAGCCGTCATGCCCGCGCTCCGACGGATTTCCTGGGGCGCCGTTTTTGCGGGGGCTGTGCTGGCCCTCGTGCTGCAACTGGCGTTGAGCTTGCTGGGCCTGGGCATTGGTTTGGGCACCATTGACCCCTTGGAAGAGCAAAACCCCATGGCCGGCATTGGCATTGGGGCAGCTATCTGGTGGGTGGTGAGCATGCTGATTTCGCTTTACATCGGCGGCTCGGTGGCGGGCCGCCTGGCCGGGATGCCGCGCCGCACCGACGGGCTGCTTCACGGCCTGCTCACTTGGTCGCTGGTGACGCTGCTTACGTTTTACTTGCTGAGCACGGCCGTGGGCCGCATCATTGGGGGCGTAAGTGGCGTGGCTGGCCGGGCCCTGGGCGCTGCCGGCCGCGGCATAGCCGCCGTAGCTCCCGAAGCTGCCGACGCCGTTAAAAGCGAGCTGCAAGAGCGCGGCATCGACCTGAATGACCTGAAGCGCGAAGCCCGCACGATTTTGCGCCAAACTGGCAAGGCTGAGTTGCAGCCCGAAAACCTGGAGCGCCAGGCCCAGGCTGCCGGCAACGCTGCCAAGTCGGAGGCGCAGCAATCAGCAGTTAATCCACAGGCTGCCGACGACAACTTCGACGATGTAATCGACCAGCTGTTCAGCCGCGGTGAAAACGTGGTAAACGCCGCTGACCGCGACGCCGCGGTAAACGTGGTGATGCAGCGCACCGGCAAGAGCCGCGCCGAGGCGGAGCAGATTGTTTCAAACTGGCAGCAAACGTACGAGCAGGCCCGCGTAAAGTGGCAGCAAACCAAGCAGCAGGTTTCGGCCCAGGCCCGCCAAACGGGTGATGCCGCAGCCGAAGGCTTGTCGAAAGCCGCTCTGCTGGCTGCGCTGGGCTTAGGCCTCGGGGCTGCCGCCGCGGCCTTCGGGGGCCGGCAGGCCGTCCCGCACGATGCAGCCGTACCAGCTGTCGGCACTGTGGCCTAAGGGTCTTCGCTTTACTTGCCCTCATCACCCACAAAAAACGCCCTGCCTTCGGTAGGGCGTTTTTCGTGGGTGATGAGGGCTGGGCTATGGCTTACCGGCTAGGGGGTGTACTCCGCCGCTAGTACCTTCGTGCGGTATGGCGCATTTTCTGGTTATCGGGGCAGGCATTGGCGGGCTCACTACTGCGTTGGCGTTGCGGCAAGCTGGGCATGAGGCAGCCGTGTACGAGGCGGCCCCCAAGC
This region of Hymenobacter sp. YIM 151500-1 genomic DNA includes:
- a CDS encoding pseudouridine synthase; the encoded protein is MRYILLNKPYEVLTQFTDETGRQTLKDFVDVPNIYPVGRLDYDSEGLVLLTDDKQLQHRLSEPRFKVPKTYWVQVEGVPTPEVLEQLRRGVDLKTGFTSPAEVELLPEAPALWERSKPVRFRATIPTSWVQIRISQGMNRQVRKMTAAVGFPTLRLVRVGIANLRVEGLEPGQWRELTPAEVQALRDDMAAQTAAAGTFKPASKSAEFWPGGVRPGTKPTAPKATDPAGKAPATGKAIRSTGDPSRAKGKPAHNSNRGSTGRKSGSDRHPSGGRNGGRR
- a CDS encoding alpha/beta hydrolase gives rise to the protein MKPIYKRLALLLGLLLVAVNTVAFLHAWRFTHFSAEATARTGRPEQLTLPQKLWVLLTGVTIPKPRNHAAPGFPYATVHLPSPNGRLEAWYGPVPHPRGTVALFHGYTSSKSKLLTEANYFRRLGYAVLLTDFAGNGGSQGSACTVGHHEAADVATVVRWLQRRPGPVIVYANSMGAVATLRAEAELGVRPAANILECPYGSMLQTAQSRFRSMRVPPFPLANLLVFWGGLQHGFWASDLDATRYAARITTPTLLLWGAADPRVTRSETDAIYAALRGPKWRQDFPRSGHEPYWWKHNVLWKQTVAQWCDELPPASSYLYR
- the dnaK gene encoding molecular chaperone DnaK, whose amino-acid sequence is MGKIIGIDLGTTNSCVAVMEGNEPVVIPNSEGRRTTPSIVAFLDNGKGERKVGDPAKRQAITNPKNTIQSIKRFMGRRFDEVTEETKHVSYELVRGSNSTVAVQIGDRQYTPQEISAMVLQKMKQTAEDYLGQPVTEAVITVPAYFNDAQRQATKEAGAIAGLDVKRIINEPTAAALAYGLDKKHKDQKIAVYDLGGGTFDISILELGDGVFEVLSTNGDTHLGGDDFDQVIINFLADQFASENEGLDLRKDAMALQRLKEAAEKAKIELSSSNETEINLPYITATASGPKHLVVKLSRAKFEQLADNLVRRSMEPCRKALQDAGLSASDIDEVILVGGSTRIPRIQEEVEKFFGKKPSKGVNPDEVVAVGAAIQGGVLTGEVKDVLLLDVTPLSLGIETMGGVMTKLIESNTTIPTKKSETFSTASDNQPSVEIHVLQGERPLASQNRTIGRFHLDAIPPAPRGVPQIEVTFDIDANGILHVTAKDKGTGKEQKIRIEASSGLSDADIERMRQEAQANAEADKVEKERIEKVNQADSMIFQTEKQLKEYGDKLSAGNKTAVENALADLKKAHESKDLGAIDSAMTAINAAWQAASTEMYNATQGAGQPGADGAGNPFGGGQPNGNGQQTQSADNVTDVDYEEVGK
- a CDS encoding phage holin family protein, whose translation is METSYTDANRVTTTTTATTAATPAVMPALRRISWGAVFAGAVLALVLQLALSLLGLGIGLGTIDPLEEQNPMAGIGIGAAIWWVVSMLISLYIGGSVAGRLAGMPRRTDGLLHGLLTWSLVTLLTFYLLSTAVGRIIGGVSGVAGRALGAAGRGIAAVAPEAADAVKSELQERGIDLNDLKREARTILRQTGKAELQPENLERQAQAAGNAAKSEAQQSAVNPQAADDNFDDVIDQLFSRGENVVNAADRDAAVNVVMQRTGKSRAEAEQIVSNWQQTYEQARVKWQQTKQQVSAQARQTGDAAAEGLSKAALLAALGLGLGAAAAAFGGRQAVPHDAAVPAVGTVA